One window of the Nothobranchius furzeri strain GRZ-AD chromosome 3, NfurGRZ-RIMD1, whole genome shotgun sequence genome contains the following:
- the atf7b gene encoding cyclic AMP-dependent transcription factor ATF-7b isoform X1, producing MTPQDNLSEMGDDRPFVCSAPGCGQRFTNEDHLSVHKHKHEMTLKFGPARTDSVIIQDQTPTPTRFLKNCEEVGLFNELASSFEHEFSKAQEDDQRTKHPPVPLQTPSEIKEEEEAPLEVDSSPPESPGSSSSMSDNSRDSREILTKPLVNSAPTIVRPGSLPLHLSNDSLQPTLPSPTSVITQAPPSNRQLGSPTSAYPLVRHLPNGQTVPLLPSPVQLTSVISIARPMNTVPNIPGIPGPPVGGASSGSSSPSGYGLHSEAKLRLKAALSHQGPGTQDGAGGGSGSIPAVPQRQEQSQQPSQNSDALSPAQPQVSPAQPTGGRRRRASEMDPDERRQRFLERNRAAASRCRQKRKLWVNSLEKKAEDMASMNVSLTNEVTLLRNEVAQLKQLLLAHKDCPVTVMQKKAAFLAAGGDETSRDVSTEPIGSPAAVIQHRPSPPASASSPGATINGLSVRAAEAVAMSVLAGMGSGGVVLATQPQPAPR from the exons ATGACACCACAGG ATAATTTGTCTGAGATGGGGGATGATAGAccctttgtctgctctgctcctggATGTGGACAG AGATTCACAAATGAAGACCACCTGTCAGTGCACAAACACAAGCATGAAATGACATTAAAATTTGGTCCCGCCAGGACAGATTCTGTCATCATTCAAg ACcagacccccacccccacccgttTCCTGAAGAACTGTGAGGAGGTTGGTCTATTCAATGAGCTGGCCAGTTCTTTTGAACATGAGTTCAGCAAAGCACAGGAAGACGACCAGAGAACAAAACACCCA CCTGTGCCGTTACAAACACCAtctgaaataaaagaagaagaagaggctcCTTTAGAGGTAGATTCTTCTCCTCCTGAAAGCCCCGGCTCCTCGTCCAGCATGTCTGACAACAGCAGAGACTCGAGG GAGATTCTCACAAAACCTTTGGTGAACTCGGCTCCAACTATTGTGCGTCCAGGTTCTCTCCCCCTGCACTTAAGCAACGACTCACTACAACCGACCCTTCCTTCTCCCACATCCGTAATCACACAAGCTCCACCTTCCAACAGACAGCTGGG ATCCCCCACGAGTGCATATCCACTGGTGAGGCATCTCCCAAACGGGCAGACTGTTCCTCTTTTGCCCAGCCCTGTGCAGCTTACCTCAGTTATTTCT ATTGCGAGGCCCATGAACACAGTGCCTAACATCCCTGGGATTCCAGGACCCCCTGTTGGAGGAGCCAGTAGTGGTTCATCCTCCCCATCTGGCTATGGTCTTCATTCTGAGGCTAAACTG CGATTGAAGGCCGCTCTGTCACATCAAGGCCCGGGAACACAAGATGGAGCAGGTGGTGGATCAGGATCCATCCCTGCTGTTCCCCAGAGGCAGGAACAGAGTCAACAGCCCTCTCAAAACTCGGATGCTCTATCACCCGCACAACCACAG GTGTCCCCTGCTCAGCCTACAGGGGGACGGCGGCGGCGTGCTTCAGAGATGGACCCTGATGAGAGGAGGCAGCGTTTCCTGGAAAGAAACCGGGCGGCAGCGTCACGCTGCAGACAAAAACGAAAGCTGTGGGTCAACTCGTTGGAGAAAAAGGCGGAGGACATGGCCAGCATGAACGTCTCCTTAACC AATGAAGTCACTCTGTTGAGGAACGAGGTGGCACAGCTGAAACAGCTCCTCCTAGCTCACAAAGACTGCCCCGTCACCGTCATGCAGAAGAAGGCAGCTTTCCTAG CTGCAGGAGGAGACGAGACCTCCAGGGACGTTTCCACCGAACCCATCGGCTCCCCGGCGGCAGTCATTCAGCACAGGCCGTCGCCCCCAGCCTCGGCTTCCAGCCCGGGCGCCACCATAAACGGGCTGAGTGTCCGCGCTGCAGAAGCGGTGGCCATGTCGGTTTTAGCCGGCATGGGGTCGGGAGGGGTTGTCTTGGCAACGCAGCCACAGCCAGCCCCAAGATGA
- the atf7b gene encoding cyclic AMP-dependent transcription factor ATF-7b isoform X2, whose product MGDDRPFVCSAPGCGQRFTNEDHLSVHKHKHEMTLKFGPARTDSVIIQDQTPTPTRFLKNCEEVGLFNELASSFEHEFSKAQEDDQRTKHPPVPLQTPSEIKEEEEAPLEVDSSPPESPGSSSSMSDNSRDSREILTKPLVNSAPTIVRPGSLPLHLSNDSLQPTLPSPTSVITQAPPSNRQLGSPTSAYPLVRHLPNGQTVPLLPSPVQLTSVISIARPMNTVPNIPGIPGPPVGGASSGSSSPSGYGLHSEAKLRLKAALSHQGPGTQDGAGGGSGSIPAVPQRQEQSQQPSQNSDALSPAQPQVSPAQPTGGRRRRASEMDPDERRQRFLERNRAAASRCRQKRKLWVNSLEKKAEDMASMNVSLTNEVTLLRNEVAQLKQLLLAHKDCPVTVMQKKAAFLAAGGDETSRDVSTEPIGSPAAVIQHRPSPPASASSPGATINGLSVRAAEAVAMSVLAGMGSGGVVLATQPQPAPR is encoded by the exons ATGGGGGATGATAGAccctttgtctgctctgctcctggATGTGGACAG AGATTCACAAATGAAGACCACCTGTCAGTGCACAAACACAAGCATGAAATGACATTAAAATTTGGTCCCGCCAGGACAGATTCTGTCATCATTCAAg ACcagacccccacccccacccgttTCCTGAAGAACTGTGAGGAGGTTGGTCTATTCAATGAGCTGGCCAGTTCTTTTGAACATGAGTTCAGCAAAGCACAGGAAGACGACCAGAGAACAAAACACCCA CCTGTGCCGTTACAAACACCAtctgaaataaaagaagaagaagaggctcCTTTAGAGGTAGATTCTTCTCCTCCTGAAAGCCCCGGCTCCTCGTCCAGCATGTCTGACAACAGCAGAGACTCGAGG GAGATTCTCACAAAACCTTTGGTGAACTCGGCTCCAACTATTGTGCGTCCAGGTTCTCTCCCCCTGCACTTAAGCAACGACTCACTACAACCGACCCTTCCTTCTCCCACATCCGTAATCACACAAGCTCCACCTTCCAACAGACAGCTGGG ATCCCCCACGAGTGCATATCCACTGGTGAGGCATCTCCCAAACGGGCAGACTGTTCCTCTTTTGCCCAGCCCTGTGCAGCTTACCTCAGTTATTTCT ATTGCGAGGCCCATGAACACAGTGCCTAACATCCCTGGGATTCCAGGACCCCCTGTTGGAGGAGCCAGTAGTGGTTCATCCTCCCCATCTGGCTATGGTCTTCATTCTGAGGCTAAACTG CGATTGAAGGCCGCTCTGTCACATCAAGGCCCGGGAACACAAGATGGAGCAGGTGGTGGATCAGGATCCATCCCTGCTGTTCCCCAGAGGCAGGAACAGAGTCAACAGCCCTCTCAAAACTCGGATGCTCTATCACCCGCACAACCACAG GTGTCCCCTGCTCAGCCTACAGGGGGACGGCGGCGGCGTGCTTCAGAGATGGACCCTGATGAGAGGAGGCAGCGTTTCCTGGAAAGAAACCGGGCGGCAGCGTCACGCTGCAGACAAAAACGAAAGCTGTGGGTCAACTCGTTGGAGAAAAAGGCGGAGGACATGGCCAGCATGAACGTCTCCTTAACC AATGAAGTCACTCTGTTGAGGAACGAGGTGGCACAGCTGAAACAGCTCCTCCTAGCTCACAAAGACTGCCCCGTCACCGTCATGCAGAAGAAGGCAGCTTTCCTAG CTGCAGGAGGAGACGAGACCTCCAGGGACGTTTCCACCGAACCCATCGGCTCCCCGGCGGCAGTCATTCAGCACAGGCCGTCGCCCCCAGCCTCGGCTTCCAGCCCGGGCGCCACCATAAACGGGCTGAGTGTCCGCGCTGCAGAAGCGGTGGCCATGTCGGTTTTAGCCGGCATGGGGTCGGGAGGGGTTGTCTTGGCAACGCAGCCACAGCCAGCCCCAAGATGA
- the atf7b gene encoding cyclic AMP-dependent transcription factor ATF-7b isoform X3 codes for MTPQDNLSEMGDDRPFVCSAPGCGQRFTNEDHLSVHKHKHEMTLKFGPARTDSVIIQDQTPTPTRFLKNCEEVGLFNELASSFEHEFSKAQEDDQRTKHPPVPLQTPSEIKEEEEAPLEVDSSPPESPGSSSSMSDNSRDSREILTKPLVNSAPTIVRPGSLPLHLSNDSLQPTLPSPTSVITQAPPSNRQLGSPTSAYPLVRHLPNGQTVPLLPSPVQLTSVISIARPMNTVPNIPGIPGPPVGGASSGSSSPSGYGLHSEAKLRLKAALSHQGPGTQDGAGGGSGSIPAVPQRQEQSQQPSQNSDALSPAQPQVSPAQPTGGRRRRASEMDPDERRQRFLERNRAAASRCRQKRKLWVNSLEKKAEDMASMNVSLTNEVTLLRNEVAQLKQLLLAHKDCPVTVMQKKAAFLG; via the exons ATGACACCACAGG ATAATTTGTCTGAGATGGGGGATGATAGAccctttgtctgctctgctcctggATGTGGACAG AGATTCACAAATGAAGACCACCTGTCAGTGCACAAACACAAGCATGAAATGACATTAAAATTTGGTCCCGCCAGGACAGATTCTGTCATCATTCAAg ACcagacccccacccccacccgttTCCTGAAGAACTGTGAGGAGGTTGGTCTATTCAATGAGCTGGCCAGTTCTTTTGAACATGAGTTCAGCAAAGCACAGGAAGACGACCAGAGAACAAAACACCCA CCTGTGCCGTTACAAACACCAtctgaaataaaagaagaagaagaggctcCTTTAGAGGTAGATTCTTCTCCTCCTGAAAGCCCCGGCTCCTCGTCCAGCATGTCTGACAACAGCAGAGACTCGAGG GAGATTCTCACAAAACCTTTGGTGAACTCGGCTCCAACTATTGTGCGTCCAGGTTCTCTCCCCCTGCACTTAAGCAACGACTCACTACAACCGACCCTTCCTTCTCCCACATCCGTAATCACACAAGCTCCACCTTCCAACAGACAGCTGGG ATCCCCCACGAGTGCATATCCACTGGTGAGGCATCTCCCAAACGGGCAGACTGTTCCTCTTTTGCCCAGCCCTGTGCAGCTTACCTCAGTTATTTCT ATTGCGAGGCCCATGAACACAGTGCCTAACATCCCTGGGATTCCAGGACCCCCTGTTGGAGGAGCCAGTAGTGGTTCATCCTCCCCATCTGGCTATGGTCTTCATTCTGAGGCTAAACTG CGATTGAAGGCCGCTCTGTCACATCAAGGCCCGGGAACACAAGATGGAGCAGGTGGTGGATCAGGATCCATCCCTGCTGTTCCCCAGAGGCAGGAACAGAGTCAACAGCCCTCTCAAAACTCGGATGCTCTATCACCCGCACAACCACAG GTGTCCCCTGCTCAGCCTACAGGGGGACGGCGGCGGCGTGCTTCAGAGATGGACCCTGATGAGAGGAGGCAGCGTTTCCTGGAAAGAAACCGGGCGGCAGCGTCACGCTGCAGACAAAAACGAAAGCTGTGGGTCAACTCGTTGGAGAAAAAGGCGGAGGACATGGCCAGCATGAACGTCTCCTTAACC AATGAAGTCACTCTGTTGAGGAACGAGGTGGCACAGCTGAAACAGCTCCTCCTAGCTCACAAAGACTGCCCCGTCACCGTCATGCAGAAGAAGGCAGCTTTCCTAG GGTGA